In Kogia breviceps isolate mKogBre1 chromosome 7, mKogBre1 haplotype 1, whole genome shotgun sequence, a single window of DNA contains:
- the NEU3 gene encoding sialidase-3 isoform X3 — MEATLPGHRTMNPCPVWEQKSGRVYLFFICVRGHVTERQQIVSGRNAARLCFICSQDAGYSWSEVRDLTEEVIGPEVKHWATFAVGPGHGIQLQSGRLIIPAYAYYIPYRFFCFRLPYKARPHSLMIYSDDLGATWHHGRLIKPMVTAECEVAEVTGKAGHAVLYCSARTPNRCRAEALSTDHGECFQKPALSPQLCEPPRGCQGSVVSFRSLEIPNGCQHPAGKDAPTIQQSHQLDSSLRLEPEARTLSESWLLYSHPTSKKRRVDLGIYLNQSPLEAACWSRPWILHCGPCGYSDLAALEEGLFGCLFECGTKRECEQIAFRLFTDREILSHVQGDCTSPEEL, encoded by the coding sequence ATGGAAGCCACATTACCCGGGCATCGGACCATGAACCCCTGTCCTGTGTGGGAGCAGAAGAGTGGCCGTGTGTACCTATTCTTCATCTGTGTGCGGGGCCATGTCACTGAGCGTCAACAGATTGTGTCAGGCAGGAATGCTGCCCGCCTCTGCTTCATCTGCAGTCAGGATGCTGGCTATTCATGGAGTGAGGTGAGGGACCTGACCGAGGAGGTCATTGGCCCAGAGGTGAAGCATTGGGCCACGTTTGCTGTGGGCCCAGGTCATGGCATCCAGCTGCAGTCGGGGAGGCTGATCATCCCTGCATACGCCTACTACATCCCTTACCGGTTCTTTTGCTTTCGGCTACCATATAAAGCCAGGCCTCATTCCCTGATGATCTATAGTGATGATCTAGGAGCCACATGGCACCATGGCAGGCTTATTAAGCCCATGGTGACAGCGGAGTGCGAAGTGGCAGAGGTAACTGGGAAGGCTGGCCATGCTGTGCTGTATTGCAGTGCCCGGACACCAAACAGGTGCCGGGCGGAGGCTCTCAGCACCGACCATGGTGAATGCTTTCAGAAACCAGCTCTGAGCCCACAGCTCTGTGAGCCCCCTCGTGGCTGCCAAGGCAGTGTGGTGAGTTTCCGGTCCCTGGAGATCCCAAATGGTTGCCAGCACCCGGCTGGCAAAGATGCTCCTACCATTCAGCAGAGCCATCAGCTGGACAGCTCACTGAGGCTAGAGCCAGAAGCTAGAACCCTGTCAGAATCATGGCTCTTGTACTCACACCCAACCAGTAAGAAACGGAGGGTCGACCTAGGCATCTACCTCAACCAGAGCCCGTTGGAGGCTGCCTGCTGGTCCCGCCCCTGGATCTTGCACTGCGGGCCCTGTGGCTACTCTGATTTGGCTGCTCTGGAGGAGGGCTTGTTTGGGTGTTTGTTTGAATGTGGGACCAAGCGGGAGTGTGAGCAGATTGCCTTCCGCCTGTTTACAGACCGAGAGATCCTGAGCCACGTGCAAGGGGACTGCACCAGCCCCGAGGAACTCTGA
- the NEU3 gene encoding sialidase-3 isoform X1, which produces MWTHVSLPPILAEVMEEMTSCSFNSPLFQQEDKRGITYRIPALLYVPPTHTFLAFAEKRSSSRDEDALHLVLRRGLRTGHSVQWEPLKPLMEATLPGHRTMNPCPVWEQKSGRVYLFFICVRGHVTERQQIVSGRNAARLCFICSQDAGYSWSEVRDLTEEVIGPEVKHWATFAVGPGHGIQLQSGRLIIPAYAYYIPYRFFCFRLPYKARPHSLMIYSDDLGATWHHGRLIKPMVTAECEVAEVTGKAGHAVLYCSARTPNRCRAEALSTDHGECFQKPALSPQLCEPPRGCQGSVVSFRSLEIPNGCQHPAGKDAPTIQQSHQLDSSLRLEPEARTLSESWLLYSHPTSKKRRVDLGIYLNQSPLEAACWSRPWILHCGPCGYSDLAALEEGLFGCLFECGTKRECEQIAFRLFTDREILSHVQGDCTSPEEL; this is translated from the exons ATGTGGACACACGTTTCTCTGCCTCCTATCCTTGCAGAGGTCATGGAAGAAATGACATCGTGCTCCTTCAACAGCCCTCTGTTCCAGCAGGAGGACAAGAGAGGGATCACCTACCGGATCCCAGCCTTGCTCTATGTGCCCCCTACCCACACCTTCCTGGCCTTTGCAGAGAAGCGCTCCTCGAGCAGGGATGAGGATGCTCTCCACCTGGTGCTGAGGCGAGGGTTGAGGACTGGGCACTCAGTACAG TGGGAACCCCTGAAGCCACTGATGGAAGCCACATTACCCGGGCATCGGACCATGAACCCCTGTCCTGTGTGGGAGCAGAAGAGTGGCCGTGTGTACCTATTCTTCATCTGTGTGCGGGGCCATGTCACTGAGCGTCAACAGATTGTGTCAGGCAGGAATGCTGCCCGCCTCTGCTTCATCTGCAGTCAGGATGCTGGCTATTCATGGAGTGAGGTGAGGGACCTGACCGAGGAGGTCATTGGCCCAGAGGTGAAGCATTGGGCCACGTTTGCTGTGGGCCCAGGTCATGGCATCCAGCTGCAGTCGGGGAGGCTGATCATCCCTGCATACGCCTACTACATCCCTTACCGGTTCTTTTGCTTTCGGCTACCATATAAAGCCAGGCCTCATTCCCTGATGATCTATAGTGATGATCTAGGAGCCACATGGCACCATGGCAGGCTTATTAAGCCCATGGTGACAGCGGAGTGCGAAGTGGCAGAGGTAACTGGGAAGGCTGGCCATGCTGTGCTGTATTGCAGTGCCCGGACACCAAACAGGTGCCGGGCGGAGGCTCTCAGCACCGACCATGGTGAATGCTTTCAGAAACCAGCTCTGAGCCCACAGCTCTGTGAGCCCCCTCGTGGCTGCCAAGGCAGTGTGGTGAGTTTCCGGTCCCTGGAGATCCCAAATGGTTGCCAGCACCCGGCTGGCAAAGATGCTCCTACCATTCAGCAGAGCCATCAGCTGGACAGCTCACTGAGGCTAGAGCCAGAAGCTAGAACCCTGTCAGAATCATGGCTCTTGTACTCACACCCAACCAGTAAGAAACGGAGGGTCGACCTAGGCATCTACCTCAACCAGAGCCCGTTGGAGGCTGCCTGCTGGTCCCGCCCCTGGATCTTGCACTGCGGGCCCTGTGGCTACTCTGATTTGGCTGCTCTGGAGGAGGGCTTGTTTGGGTGTTTGTTTGAATGTGGGACCAAGCGGGAGTGTGAGCAGATTGCCTTCCGCCTGTTTACAGACCGAGAGATCCTGAGCCACGTGCAAGGGGACTGCACCAGCCCCGAGGAACTCTGA
- the NEU3 gene encoding sialidase-3 isoform X2 — translation MEEPGSRAEVMEEMTSCSFNSPLFQQEDKRGITYRIPALLYVPPTHTFLAFAEKRSSSRDEDALHLVLRRGLRTGHSVQWEPLKPLMEATLPGHRTMNPCPVWEQKSGRVYLFFICVRGHVTERQQIVSGRNAARLCFICSQDAGYSWSEVRDLTEEVIGPEVKHWATFAVGPGHGIQLQSGRLIIPAYAYYIPYRFFCFRLPYKARPHSLMIYSDDLGATWHHGRLIKPMVTAECEVAEVTGKAGHAVLYCSARTPNRCRAEALSTDHGECFQKPALSPQLCEPPRGCQGSVVSFRSLEIPNGCQHPAGKDAPTIQQSHQLDSSLRLEPEARTLSESWLLYSHPTSKKRRVDLGIYLNQSPLEAACWSRPWILHCGPCGYSDLAALEEGLFGCLFECGTKRECEQIAFRLFTDREILSHVQGDCTSPEEL, via the exons ATGGAGGAGCCGGGGTCCCGCGCAG AGGTCATGGAAGAAATGACATCGTGCTCCTTCAACAGCCCTCTGTTCCAGCAGGAGGACAAGAGAGGGATCACCTACCGGATCCCAGCCTTGCTCTATGTGCCCCCTACCCACACCTTCCTGGCCTTTGCAGAGAAGCGCTCCTCGAGCAGGGATGAGGATGCTCTCCACCTGGTGCTGAGGCGAGGGTTGAGGACTGGGCACTCAGTACAG TGGGAACCCCTGAAGCCACTGATGGAAGCCACATTACCCGGGCATCGGACCATGAACCCCTGTCCTGTGTGGGAGCAGAAGAGTGGCCGTGTGTACCTATTCTTCATCTGTGTGCGGGGCCATGTCACTGAGCGTCAACAGATTGTGTCAGGCAGGAATGCTGCCCGCCTCTGCTTCATCTGCAGTCAGGATGCTGGCTATTCATGGAGTGAGGTGAGGGACCTGACCGAGGAGGTCATTGGCCCAGAGGTGAAGCATTGGGCCACGTTTGCTGTGGGCCCAGGTCATGGCATCCAGCTGCAGTCGGGGAGGCTGATCATCCCTGCATACGCCTACTACATCCCTTACCGGTTCTTTTGCTTTCGGCTACCATATAAAGCCAGGCCTCATTCCCTGATGATCTATAGTGATGATCTAGGAGCCACATGGCACCATGGCAGGCTTATTAAGCCCATGGTGACAGCGGAGTGCGAAGTGGCAGAGGTAACTGGGAAGGCTGGCCATGCTGTGCTGTATTGCAGTGCCCGGACACCAAACAGGTGCCGGGCGGAGGCTCTCAGCACCGACCATGGTGAATGCTTTCAGAAACCAGCTCTGAGCCCACAGCTCTGTGAGCCCCCTCGTGGCTGCCAAGGCAGTGTGGTGAGTTTCCGGTCCCTGGAGATCCCAAATGGTTGCCAGCACCCGGCTGGCAAAGATGCTCCTACCATTCAGCAGAGCCATCAGCTGGACAGCTCACTGAGGCTAGAGCCAGAAGCTAGAACCCTGTCAGAATCATGGCTCTTGTACTCACACCCAACCAGTAAGAAACGGAGGGTCGACCTAGGCATCTACCTCAACCAGAGCCCGTTGGAGGCTGCCTGCTGGTCCCGCCCCTGGATCTTGCACTGCGGGCCCTGTGGCTACTCTGATTTGGCTGCTCTGGAGGAGGGCTTGTTTGGGTGTTTGTTTGAATGTGGGACCAAGCGGGAGTGTGAGCAGATTGCCTTCCGCCTGTTTACAGACCGAGAGATCCTGAGCCACGTGCAAGGGGACTGCACCAGCCCCGAGGAACTCTGA